DNA sequence from the Cupriavidus oxalaticus genome:
TTTCAGCAGCCTCATGAGGCATGACATTTACCCCCGCTCATTGAAATCTGCAGCGCAATGGATTGTCGTCGTCCGGCAGTGCGCAATCATGCTTTGGGGCATGGGCCTTTCTTTGCCAGCACTCGCGGCGTGCGTCTTCACCACCGGCAACACGTTGGGCACCGCGACACTCTCTTTGCCGGTCAAGGTCAACGTACCGCGCAACGCCCCGGCGGGAGCCATTCTCTACGATAGCAATTGGGTCACGGCCGGACCCACGACCGTTAGCTGCGCCGGCACAGGCGAATTCCAGCTCACCCGAGGCTACGCCACTCCAATGCAGGTAGCCCCGGGGTATACCAACGTGTACCAGACCACCGTCCAAGGCATAGGCGTCAAGGTGGCGTGGATCAACTGGCTGCAAGGCGGGTCTATCAATGACGCGTTGCTGGCATCGCCGCCATTGTCAGAGACTGCTTGGTCAACAACGATGCCGTACGGACCCATGGGGCAGTTCCGGGCGCAACTGATTGTGACGGGACCGGTCGCCACCGGAGTTATCACGCTACCGAGCCCGCTGGCGCAGGCATCCTATGGTTCGCTGATCGTAAATCAGCTTGTGATAGCCGGGAGTACGCAAATCGTTGCTCCGGCCTGCTCAGTGCAAAACACCTCCGTGGCCGTCAGGCTGCCAACAGTCAGTGCCGCCTCCATGTCTGCGGTGGGATCGACGGCCGGCCAGACCGCATTTCATCTCTCCCTCAATTGCTCCGGTGATACCGCCGTCGCCATGACCATCACCGATGCCACGCAGCCTGGCAACGCCGGGAGCAACTTGGCGCTGGGAAGCGATTCGACGGCTTCCGGCGTGGCATTTCAAATTCTCTACAACAATACGCCGGTCAGGTTCGGAGCAGACTCTGCGGCTTCGGGCAATCCAAGCCAGTTTGCTGTTGGCAACTCAGGTGGTGTTGGTAGCATGCAAATCCCCCTCGCCGTGCGCTATATCCGTACCGGCACCGTGACACCGGGCGTGGCGAATGGCTACGCTACTTTCACAATGAGCTATCAATGATCTGACCCCGCTTCGATGCTCATTATCAGCG
Encoded proteins:
- a CDS encoding fimbrial protein, translating into MRHDIYPRSLKSAAQWIVVVRQCAIMLWGMGLSLPALAACVFTTGNTLGTATLSLPVKVNVPRNAPAGAILYDSNWVTAGPTTVSCAGTGEFQLTRGYATPMQVAPGYTNVYQTTVQGIGVKVAWINWLQGGSINDALLASPPLSETAWSTTMPYGPMGQFRAQLIVTGPVATGVITLPSPLAQASYGSLIVNQLVIAGSTQIVAPACSVQNTSVAVRLPTVSAASMSAVGSTAGQTAFHLSLNCSGDTAVAMTITDATQPGNAGSNLALGSDSTASGVAFQILYNNTPVRFGADSAASGNPSQFAVGNSGGVGSMQIPLAVRYIRTGTVTPGVANGYATFTMSYQ